From Ovis canadensis isolate MfBH-ARS-UI-01 breed Bighorn chromosome 10, ARS-UI_OviCan_v2, whole genome shotgun sequence, a single genomic window includes:
- the PCDH17 gene encoding protocadherin-17 isoform X4: protein MYLSICCCFLLWAPALTLKNLNYSVPEEQGAGTVIGNIGKDARLQPGLPPSERGGGGGGRSKSSSYRVLENSAPHLLDVEADSGLLYTKQRIDRESLCRHNAKCQLSLEVFANDKEICMIKVEIQDINDNAPSFPSDQIEMDISENAAPGTRFPLTSAHDPDAGENGLRTYLLTRDDHGLFALDVKSRGDGSKFPELVIQKALDREQQNHHTLVLTALDGGEPPRSATVQINVKVIDSNDNSPVFEAPSYLVELPENAPLGTVVIDLNATDADEGPNGEVLYSFSSYVPDRVRELFSIDPKTGLIRVKGNLDYEENGMLEIDVQARDLGPNPIPAHCKVTVKLIDRNDNAPSIGFVSVRQGALSEAAPPGTVIALVRVTDRDSGKNGQLQCRVLGGGGPGGGGGLGGPGGSVPFKLEENYDNFFTVVTDRPLDRETQDEYNVTIVARDGGSPPLNSTKSFAVKILDENDNPPRFTKGLYVLQVHENNIPGEYLGSVLAQDPDLGQNGTVSYSILPSHIGDVSIYTYVSVNPTNGAIYALRSFNYEQTKAFEFKVLAKDSGAPAHLESNATVRVTVLDVNDNAPVIVLPTLQNDTAELQVPRNAGLGYLVSTVRALDSDFGESGRLTYEIVDGNDDHLFEIDPSSGEIRTLHPFWEDVTPVVELVVKVTDHGKPTLSAVAKLIIRSVSGSLPEGVPRVNGEQRHWDMSLPLIVTLSTISIILLAAMITIAVKCKRENKEIRTYNCRIAEYSHPQLGGGKGKKKKINKNDIMLVQSEVEERNAMNVMNVVSSPSLATSPMYFDYQTRLPLSSPRSEVMYLKPASNNLTVPQGHAGCHTSFTGQGTNASETPATRMSIIQTDNFPAEPNYMGSRQQFVQSSTFKDPERASLRDSGHGDSDQADSDQDTNKGSCCDMSVREALKMKTTSTKSQPLEQVH, encoded by the coding sequence ATGTACCTTTCCatctgttgctgtttcctcctctgggctCCTGCCCTGACGCTCAAAAACCTGAACTACTCAGTGCCGGAGGAGcaaggcgccggcacggtgatcggCAACATCGGCAAGGATGCTCGACTGCAGCCCGGGCTTCCGCCCTCAGAGCGAGGCGGCGGTGGTGGCGGGCGAAGCAAGTCTAGCAGCTATCGGGTGCTAGAGAACTCTGCTCCGCACCTGCTGGACGTGGAAGCGGACAGCGGGCTCCTCTACACTAAACAGCGCATTGACCGCGAGTCTCTGTGTCGCCACAACGCCAAGTGCCAGCTGTCCCTCGAGGTGTTCGCCAATGACAAGGAGATCTGTATGATCAAGGTAGAGATCCAGGACATCAACGACAAcgctccctccttcccctcgGACCAGATTGAGATGGACATCTCAGAGAACGCAGCCCCGGGCACCCGCTTCCCGCTCACCAGTGCACACGACCCCGACGCCGGCGAGAACGGGCTCCGTACCTACCTGCTGACGCGCGATGACCACGGCCTGTTCGCGCTGGACGTCAAGTCCCGCGGCGACGGCTCCAAGTTCCCAGAGCTGGTTATCCAGAAGGCGCTAGACCGCGAGCAGCAGAACCATCACACTCTGGTGCTGACCGCCCTGGACGGCGGCGAGCCGCCGCGCTCCGCCACGGTGCAGATCAACGTGAAGGTGATTGACTCGAACGACAACAGCCCGGTCTTCGAGGCTCCCTCCTACCTGGTGGAGCTGCCCGAAAACGCCCCGCTGGGCACCGTGGTCATTGATCTGAACGCCACCGACGCCGACGAGGGTCCCAATGGCGAAGTGCTCTACTCTTTCAGCAGCTACGTGCCCGACCGCGTGCGGGAGCTCTTCTCCATCGACCCCAAGACCGGCCTGATCCGGGTCAAGGGCAACCTGGACTATGAGGAGAACGGGATGCTGGAGATTGACGTGCAGGCCCGAGACCTGGGTCCCAACCCCATCCCGGCCCACTGCAAGGTCACGGTCAAGCTCATCGACCGCAACGACAACGCGCCGTCCATCGGTTTCGTCTCCGTGCGCCAGGGGGCGCTGAGCGAGGCGGCCCCGCCCGGCACCGTCATAGCCCTGGTGCGGGTCACCGACCGAGACTCGGGCAAGAATGGGCAGCTTCAGTGCCGAGTCCTGGGAGGAGGCGgaccgggcggcggcggcggccttGGCGGCCCGGGAGGCTCCGTGCCCTTCAAGCTGGAGGAGAACTATGACAACTTCTTCACGGTGGTGACCGACCGCCCGCTGGACCGCGAGACCCAGGACGAGTACAACGTGACGATCGTGGCGCGGGACGGGGGCTCGCCTCCACTCAACTCTACCAAGTCGTTCGCGGTCAAGATTCTGGACGAGAATGACAACCCGCCTCGTTTCACGAAGGGGCTCTACGTGCTCCAGGTGCACGAAAACAACATCCCAGGAGAGTATCTGGGCTCGGTGCTGGCCCAGGACCCCGACCTGGGCCAAAACGGCACGGTGTCCTATTCCATCCTGCCCTCGCACATCGGCGACGTGTCCATCTACACCTACGTGTCCGTGAACCCCACCAACGGGGCCATCTACGCCCTGCGCTCCTTTAACTATGAGCAGACCAAGGCGTTTGAGTTCAAGGTGCTTGCTAAGGACTCCGGGGCGCCCGCGCACTTGGAGAGCAACGCCACGGTGAGGGTGACAGTGCTAGACGTGAATGACAACGCTCCGGTGATCGTGCTGCCCACGCTGCAGAACGACACAGCCGAGCTGCAGGTGCCGCGCAACGCCGGTCTGGGCTACCTGGTGAGCACCGTGCGCGCCCTCGACAGCGATTTTGGCGAGAGCGGGCGCCTCACCTACGAGATCGTGGACGGGAACGACGACCACCTGTTTGAAATCGACCCATCCAGCGGTGAGATCCGCACGCTGCACCCCTTCTGGGAGGACGTGACGCCAGTGGTGGAGCTGGTAGTGAAGGTGACGGACCATGGCAAGCCCACCCTGTCGGCGGTGGCCAAGCTCATCATCCGCTCGGTGAGCGGCTCCTTGCCCGAGGGCGTTCCCCGGGTGAACGGCGAGCAGCGCCACTGGGACATGTCGCTGCCGCTCATCGTGACCCTGAGCACCATCTCCATCATCCTCCTAGCGGCCATGATCACCATCGCTGTCAAGTGCAAGCGCGAGAACAAGGAGATTCGCACTTATAACTGCCGCATCGCCGAGTACAGCCACCCGCAGCTGGGCGGGGGCAAGGGCAAGAAGAAGAAGATCAACAAAAACGATATCATGCTGGTGCAGAGCGAGGTGGAGGAAAGGAACGCCATGAACGTCATGAATGTGGTGAGCAGCCCCTCCCTGGCCACCTCCCCCATGTACTTCGACTACCAGACGCGCCTGCCGCTCAGCTCGCCTCGGTCCGAGGTGATGTATCTCAAACCGGCCTCCAACAACCTGACTGTTCCCCAGGGCCACGCGGGCTGCCACACCAGCTTTACCGGACAAGGGACTAACGCGAGCGAGACCCCAGCCACGCGGATGTCCATAATTCAG
- the PCDH17 gene encoding protocadherin-17 isoform X3 produces the protein MYLSICCCFLLWAPALTLKNLNYSVPEEQGAGTVIGNIGKDARLQPGLPPSERGGGGGGRSKSSSYRVLENSAPHLLDVEADSGLLYTKQRIDRESLCRHNAKCQLSLEVFANDKEICMIKVEIQDINDNAPSFPSDQIEMDISENAAPGTRFPLTSAHDPDAGENGLRTYLLTRDDHGLFALDVKSRGDGSKFPELVIQKALDREQQNHHTLVLTALDGGEPPRSATVQINVKVIDSNDNSPVFEAPSYLVELPENAPLGTVVIDLNATDADEGPNGEVLYSFSSYVPDRVRELFSIDPKTGLIRVKGNLDYEENGMLEIDVQARDLGPNPIPAHCKVTVKLIDRNDNAPSIGFVSVRQGALSEAAPPGTVIALVRVTDRDSGKNGQLQCRVLGGGGPGGGGGLGGPGGSVPFKLEENYDNFFTVVTDRPLDRETQDEYNVTIVARDGGSPPLNSTKSFAVKILDENDNPPRFTKGLYVLQVHENNIPGEYLGSVLAQDPDLGQNGTVSYSILPSHIGDVSIYTYVSVNPTNGAIYALRSFNYEQTKAFEFKVLAKDSGAPAHLESNATVRVTVLDVNDNAPVIVLPTLQNDTAELQVPRNAGLGYLVSTVRALDSDFGESGRLTYEIVDGNDDHLFEIDPSSGEIRTLHPFWEDVTPVVELVVKVTDHGKPTLSAVAKLIIRSVSGSLPEGVPRVNGEQRHWDMSLPLIVTLSTISIILLAAMITIAVKCKRENKEIRTYNCRIAEYSHPQLGGGKGKKKKINKNDIMLVQSEVEERNAMNVMNVVSSPSLATSPMYFDYQTRLPLSSPRSEVMYLKPASNNLTVPQGHAGCHTSFTGQGTNASETPATRMSIIQTDNFPAEPNYMGSRQQFVQSSSTFKDPERASLRDSGHGDSDQADSDQDTNKGSCCDMSVREALKMKTTSTKSQPLEQVH, from the coding sequence ATGTACCTTTCCatctgttgctgtttcctcctctgggctCCTGCCCTGACGCTCAAAAACCTGAACTACTCAGTGCCGGAGGAGcaaggcgccggcacggtgatcggCAACATCGGCAAGGATGCTCGACTGCAGCCCGGGCTTCCGCCCTCAGAGCGAGGCGGCGGTGGTGGCGGGCGAAGCAAGTCTAGCAGCTATCGGGTGCTAGAGAACTCTGCTCCGCACCTGCTGGACGTGGAAGCGGACAGCGGGCTCCTCTACACTAAACAGCGCATTGACCGCGAGTCTCTGTGTCGCCACAACGCCAAGTGCCAGCTGTCCCTCGAGGTGTTCGCCAATGACAAGGAGATCTGTATGATCAAGGTAGAGATCCAGGACATCAACGACAAcgctccctccttcccctcgGACCAGATTGAGATGGACATCTCAGAGAACGCAGCCCCGGGCACCCGCTTCCCGCTCACCAGTGCACACGACCCCGACGCCGGCGAGAACGGGCTCCGTACCTACCTGCTGACGCGCGATGACCACGGCCTGTTCGCGCTGGACGTCAAGTCCCGCGGCGACGGCTCCAAGTTCCCAGAGCTGGTTATCCAGAAGGCGCTAGACCGCGAGCAGCAGAACCATCACACTCTGGTGCTGACCGCCCTGGACGGCGGCGAGCCGCCGCGCTCCGCCACGGTGCAGATCAACGTGAAGGTGATTGACTCGAACGACAACAGCCCGGTCTTCGAGGCTCCCTCCTACCTGGTGGAGCTGCCCGAAAACGCCCCGCTGGGCACCGTGGTCATTGATCTGAACGCCACCGACGCCGACGAGGGTCCCAATGGCGAAGTGCTCTACTCTTTCAGCAGCTACGTGCCCGACCGCGTGCGGGAGCTCTTCTCCATCGACCCCAAGACCGGCCTGATCCGGGTCAAGGGCAACCTGGACTATGAGGAGAACGGGATGCTGGAGATTGACGTGCAGGCCCGAGACCTGGGTCCCAACCCCATCCCGGCCCACTGCAAGGTCACGGTCAAGCTCATCGACCGCAACGACAACGCGCCGTCCATCGGTTTCGTCTCCGTGCGCCAGGGGGCGCTGAGCGAGGCGGCCCCGCCCGGCACCGTCATAGCCCTGGTGCGGGTCACCGACCGAGACTCGGGCAAGAATGGGCAGCTTCAGTGCCGAGTCCTGGGAGGAGGCGgaccgggcggcggcggcggccttGGCGGCCCGGGAGGCTCCGTGCCCTTCAAGCTGGAGGAGAACTATGACAACTTCTTCACGGTGGTGACCGACCGCCCGCTGGACCGCGAGACCCAGGACGAGTACAACGTGACGATCGTGGCGCGGGACGGGGGCTCGCCTCCACTCAACTCTACCAAGTCGTTCGCGGTCAAGATTCTGGACGAGAATGACAACCCGCCTCGTTTCACGAAGGGGCTCTACGTGCTCCAGGTGCACGAAAACAACATCCCAGGAGAGTATCTGGGCTCGGTGCTGGCCCAGGACCCCGACCTGGGCCAAAACGGCACGGTGTCCTATTCCATCCTGCCCTCGCACATCGGCGACGTGTCCATCTACACCTACGTGTCCGTGAACCCCACCAACGGGGCCATCTACGCCCTGCGCTCCTTTAACTATGAGCAGACCAAGGCGTTTGAGTTCAAGGTGCTTGCTAAGGACTCCGGGGCGCCCGCGCACTTGGAGAGCAACGCCACGGTGAGGGTGACAGTGCTAGACGTGAATGACAACGCTCCGGTGATCGTGCTGCCCACGCTGCAGAACGACACAGCCGAGCTGCAGGTGCCGCGCAACGCCGGTCTGGGCTACCTGGTGAGCACCGTGCGCGCCCTCGACAGCGATTTTGGCGAGAGCGGGCGCCTCACCTACGAGATCGTGGACGGGAACGACGACCACCTGTTTGAAATCGACCCATCCAGCGGTGAGATCCGCACGCTGCACCCCTTCTGGGAGGACGTGACGCCAGTGGTGGAGCTGGTAGTGAAGGTGACGGACCATGGCAAGCCCACCCTGTCGGCGGTGGCCAAGCTCATCATCCGCTCGGTGAGCGGCTCCTTGCCCGAGGGCGTTCCCCGGGTGAACGGCGAGCAGCGCCACTGGGACATGTCGCTGCCGCTCATCGTGACCCTGAGCACCATCTCCATCATCCTCCTAGCGGCCATGATCACCATCGCTGTCAAGTGCAAGCGCGAGAACAAGGAGATTCGCACTTATAACTGCCGCATCGCCGAGTACAGCCACCCGCAGCTGGGCGGGGGCAAGGGCAAGAAGAAGAAGATCAACAAAAACGATATCATGCTGGTGCAGAGCGAGGTGGAGGAAAGGAACGCCATGAACGTCATGAATGTGGTGAGCAGCCCCTCCCTGGCCACCTCCCCCATGTACTTCGACTACCAGACGCGCCTGCCGCTCAGCTCGCCTCGGTCCGAGGTGATGTATCTCAAACCGGCCTCCAACAACCTGACTGTTCCCCAGGGCCACGCGGGCTGCCACACCAGCTTTACCGGACAAGGGACTAACGCGAGCGAGACCCCAGCCACGCGGATGTCCATAATTCAG